The Octadecabacter arcticus 238 genome contains a region encoding:
- the rplC gene encoding 50S ribosomal protein L3, translated as MLRSGIIAKKVGMTRLFQEDGRQIPVTVLQLDKLQVVAQRTAEKDGYTAVQLGAGTAKAKRTSAPMRGHFAAAKVEPKRKVCEFRVSEENLIAVGEEIIASHYFEGQFVDVSGTSIGKGFAGAMKRHNFSGLRATHGVSVSHRSHGSTGQCQDPGKVFKGKKMAGHMGSAKITTQNLVVIKTDLDRGLIMVKGAVPGSKGGWVTVKDAVKKPASENVIYPAGLASAKMAEVAAAAETATPEGDSSNES; from the coding sequence ATGTTGCGCTCTGGTATTATCGCAAAAAAGGTTGGTATGACCCGCCTTTTTCAAGAAGACGGTCGGCAGATTCCTGTCACTGTTCTTCAACTCGACAAGCTGCAGGTTGTGGCCCAGCGGACTGCTGAAAAGGATGGCTATACAGCTGTTCAACTCGGCGCCGGTACGGCCAAAGCCAAGCGGACATCCGCACCAATGCGTGGGCACTTTGCAGCTGCAAAGGTTGAGCCTAAGCGGAAGGTTTGCGAATTTCGCGTGTCCGAGGAAAACCTCATCGCCGTTGGCGAAGAGATCATTGCTTCGCATTACTTCGAAGGCCAATTTGTTGACGTGTCTGGCACGTCGATCGGTAAAGGCTTCGCAGGTGCTATGAAGCGGCACAACTTTAGTGGTTTGCGCGCGACGCACGGTGTTTCGGTTTCGCACCGGTCGCACGGCTCCACTGGCCAGTGTCAGGATCCCGGTAAGGTTTTCAAAGGCAAAAAAATGGCTGGTCACATGGGGTCCGCCAAGATCACAACGCAGAATCTGGTGGTTATAAAAACTGACCTGGATCGTGGCCTGATCATGGTTAAGGGCGCAGTGCCCGGCTCCAAGGGTGGCTGGGTTACGGTTAAGGATGCGGTTAAGAAGCCAGCGTCGGAAAACGTAATCTACCCTGCTGGTCTTGCATCCGCTAAGATGGCCGAAGTCGCAGCTGCAGCCGAAACAGCGACACCGGAAGGAGATTCCTCCAATGAAAGCTGA
- the rplD gene encoding 50S ribosomal protein L4 encodes MKADAIKLDGKAAGSVELDEAIFGLEPRIDILHRVVRWQRNNAQAGTHKVKTRSEVKYSTKKIYRQKGTGGARHGARSAPIFRGGGIYKGPTPRSHGHELTKKFRKLGLRHALSAKVAAGELVIVDSIDMKDAKTSALAKQVGALGWKRCLIIDATVNENFAVAARNITTINALPVMGANVYDILRSDTLVLTKAGVEALEARLK; translated from the coding sequence ATGAAAGCTGATGCAATCAAACTGGACGGCAAAGCCGCTGGGTCTGTTGAACTGGACGAGGCCATCTTCGGTCTTGAGCCACGCATCGACATTCTGCACCGTGTGGTCCGTTGGCAGCGTAACAACGCGCAGGCCGGCACGCACAAGGTTAAGACACGGTCCGAAGTCAAGTACTCCACCAAGAAGATCTACCGCCAGAAGGGTACGGGTGGCGCACGCCACGGCGCACGCTCTGCACCGATCTTCCGCGGTGGTGGTATCTACAAGGGTCCAACCCCGCGTAGCCACGGCCACGAACTGACCAAGAAGTTCCGCAAATTGGGTCTTCGCCACGCATTGTCTGCAAAAGTTGCAGCTGGTGAGTTGGTCATCGTTGACAGCATCGATATGAAAGACGCGAAAACCTCCGCATTGGCCAAACAGGTTGGTGCACTCGGTTGGAAGCGTTGCCTGATCATTGATGCGACAGTGAACGAGAACTTCGCCGTTGCCGCGCGCAACATCACAACCATCAACGCTCTGCCCGTCATGGGCGCGAACGTGTATGACATCCTGCGCTCCGACACACTTGTGTTGACCAAAGCAGGTGTCGAAGCTCTGGAGGCGCGTCTCAAATGA
- the rpsJ gene encoding 30S ribosomal protein S10 has product MAASQNIRIRLKAFDYRVLDASTQEIVQTAKRTGASVRGPIPLPNKIEKFTVLRGPHIDKKSRDQFEIRTHKRLLDIVDPTPQTVDALMKLDLAAGVDVEIKV; this is encoded by the coding sequence ATGGCAGCTAGCCAAAATATCCGCATCCGTTTGAAGGCTTTTGACTACCGTGTGCTGGACGCAAGCACACAGGAAATCGTTCAAACTGCCAAACGCACTGGTGCCTCGGTCCGGGGCCCAATCCCGCTTCCGAACAAGATTGAAAAGTTCACAGTTCTTCGTGGACCGCACATCGACAAAAAATCCCGTGATCAGTTCGAAATCCGCACGCACAAGCGTCTGCTGGATATCGTCGACCCAACACCACAGACTGTGGACGCGCTGATGAAGCTCGACCTCGCTGCCGGCGTTGACGTCGAGATCAAGGTATAA
- a CDS encoding IS630 family transposase — MSKQYKTVSLSDEQRIALEALCRRRKVDALVWKRARAFLLLDAGEDAGTVCRILDIGPTVLTEWRFAFAGAGLSFFGLKDYSQRQGHLSVVQEQAVRAHFTAQPARNADEVCAYVLAECDQNYSTSGAAKLMRRLGFAYKKPQLLPAQADEAKQAAFIAKYEALMNGLAADEMVVFSDAVHPEHQSRPAHGWFPKGQKTALKATSGRKRLNIQGALDLETFQFTFVEGEKINAQTTRQMLEKLERNNQTKTAIHVFVDNARYHHAKILQPWLDSPERRVKLHFLPAYAPHLNPIERLWGVIHKWVTHNRHYATFNQFTEAIFDFFRKTLPEKWPEFRDTVTDNFRVISLKEYKVI, encoded by the coding sequence ATGAGCAAGCAATACAAAACAGTCTCCTTATCCGACGAGCAGCGCATAGCACTTGAAGCGCTTTGCCGCCGCCGCAAAGTTGACGCCCTTGTTTGGAAACGGGCGCGCGCGTTTCTTCTTTTGGACGCAGGAGAAGACGCCGGAACGGTTTGCCGGATTTTGGATATTGGCCCGACAGTTTTGACGGAGTGGCGATTTGCCTTTGCCGGTGCGGGACTATCGTTTTTCGGTCTGAAGGACTACAGCCAGCGTCAGGGTCATTTGTCCGTCGTGCAAGAGCAGGCGGTGAGAGCCCATTTCACCGCGCAGCCTGCCCGCAATGCCGATGAGGTCTGTGCCTATGTTCTAGCCGAGTGCGACCAAAACTACAGCACGTCGGGAGCCGCCAAGCTGATGCGCCGCCTGGGGTTCGCGTATAAGAAACCACAATTGCTGCCTGCACAGGCCGATGAAGCCAAGCAGGCTGCGTTTATTGCCAAATATGAGGCCCTGATGAACGGGTTGGCCGCAGATGAGATGGTTGTCTTTTCGGACGCTGTCCACCCCGAACACCAGAGCCGCCCCGCCCATGGTTGGTTCCCCAAGGGACAAAAGACGGCCCTGAAGGCGACATCAGGGCGCAAGCGGCTCAACATTCAGGGCGCGCTTGACCTTGAGACTTTCCAGTTCACCTTTGTGGAAGGTGAGAAGATCAATGCCCAGACAACCCGACAGATGCTGGAAAAGTTGGAACGCAACAACCAAACCAAGACGGCCATCCACGTCTTTGTCGACAATGCCCGCTATCATCATGCCAAGATACTACAGCCATGGCTGGACAGCCCAGAACGTCGGGTGAAGTTGCATTTCTTGCCAGCATATGCCCCGCACCTCAACCCGATCGAGCGTCTTTGGGGTGTTATTCACAAATGGGTCACCCACAATCGGCACTATGCAACGTTCAACCAATTCACAGAGGCCATTTTCGACTTCTTCCGCAAGACCCTGCCAGAAAAATGGCCAGAGTTCCGCGACACCGTCACCGACAACTTCCGCGTCATATCGCTCAAGGAATACAAAGTGATTTGA
- the fusA gene encoding elongation factor G has translation MARDYPLDRYRNFGIIAHIDAGKTTCSERILFYTGKSHNIGEVHDGAATMDWMEQEQERGITITSAATTTFWERTENGDEPDGLKHRMNIIDTPGHVDFTIEVERSLAVLDGAIVVLDANAGVEPQTETVWRQADRYKVPRMVFVNKMDKIGADFQKCVDMVADRTGARAIPVSFPIGAETELEGLVDLVTMEEWLWQGEDLGASWIKAPIRESLQAQAAVGRELLIEAAVEQDDDAMEAYLEGTEPDVKTLRALIRKSCLSLSFVPVLGGSAFKNKGVQPLLNAVVDYLPSPLDVVDYMGFKPGDETETRNIPRRADDDMAFSGLAFKIMNDPFVGTLTFTRIYSGKLEKGDNLLNTTKGGKERVGRMMMMHSNDREEISEAWAGDIIALGGLKNTTTGDTLCSPQDPVVLETMTFPDPVIEIAIEPKTKGDQEKMGIALQRLSAEDPSFRVETDIESGQTIMKGMGELHLDILVDRMRREFKVEANIGAPQVAYRETIGHEVEHTYTHKKQSGGSGQFGEVKMAIIPTEPGEGYSFESKVVGGSVPKEYIPGVEKGILSVMDNGPLAGFPVIDFKVILLDGKFHDVDSSIMAFEIAARMCMREGMRKAGAKLLEPIMKVEVITPEEYTGGIIGDLTSRRGQVQGQDTRGVAISIEAMVPLANMFGYINTLRSMSSGRANFSMQFDHYDPVPSNISQEIQEKFA, from the coding sequence ATGGCACGCGACTACCCTCTCGACCGCTACCGCAACTTTGGTATTATTGCGCACATCGACGCAGGTAAAACCACCTGTTCCGAACGCATCCTGTTTTACACAGGCAAGTCCCACAACATCGGCGAAGTGCATGACGGCGCTGCGACGATGGACTGGATGGAGCAAGAGCAGGAACGGGGTATTACGATTACTTCCGCTGCGACCACGACTTTCTGGGAACGCACCGAAAACGGTGATGAACCTGATGGTCTGAAGCACCGCATGAACATCATCGACACACCGGGCCACGTTGACTTCACAATTGAAGTTGAACGTTCTTTGGCCGTTCTTGACGGTGCGATTGTTGTTCTTGACGCCAACGCTGGCGTTGAACCACAAACCGAAACTGTGTGGCGTCAGGCTGACCGCTACAAAGTTCCGCGTATGGTGTTCGTAAACAAGATGGACAAAATCGGCGCCGACTTTCAGAAGTGTGTTGATATGGTTGCAGACCGGACCGGCGCGCGCGCTATTCCAGTTTCCTTCCCGATCGGTGCCGAAACTGAACTCGAAGGCCTCGTTGATCTTGTGACCATGGAAGAATGGTTGTGGCAGGGTGAAGACCTTGGTGCATCTTGGATCAAAGCGCCTATTCGTGAAAGCTTGCAAGCGCAGGCGGCCGTTGGCCGTGAGTTGCTGATCGAAGCTGCGGTTGAGCAAGACGACGACGCGATGGAGGCCTATCTTGAAGGCACCGAGCCCGACGTTAAAACTCTGCGCGCATTGATCCGCAAGTCTTGCTTGTCGCTGTCGTTCGTCCCTGTTCTTGGTGGCTCTGCCTTCAAAAACAAAGGCGTTCAGCCGCTGCTTAACGCTGTTGTAGACTACCTGCCGAGCCCGCTCGACGTGGTTGACTACATGGGCTTTAAGCCGGGCGATGAGACAGAAACACGTAACATCCCGCGCCGTGCGGACGATGATATGGCGTTTTCTGGTCTTGCTTTCAAAATCATGAACGACCCCTTCGTGGGTACCTTGACGTTTACACGGATTTATTCCGGTAAGCTCGAAAAGGGTGACAACCTTCTCAACACCACCAAAGGTGGTAAAGAGCGTGTTGGTCGTATGATGATGATGCACTCCAACGACCGTGAAGAAATTAGCGAAGCGTGGGCTGGTGACATCATCGCGCTCGGTGGTCTGAAGAACACGACAACAGGTGACACGCTGTGTTCCCCGCAAGATCCAGTTGTCCTCGAAACAATGACGTTCCCTGATCCTGTGATCGAGATCGCCATTGAGCCGAAGACAAAAGGCGACCAAGAGAAAATGGGCATCGCGCTCCAGCGTCTCTCTGCCGAGGATCCATCCTTCCGCGTCGAAACGGATATCGAATCCGGTCAGACTATCATGAAGGGTATGGGCGAACTTCACCTCGACATTCTCGTGGACCGTATGCGTCGTGAATTCAAAGTCGAAGCCAATATCGGTGCGCCGCAAGTCGCTTACCGTGAGACGATTGGCCACGAAGTTGAACACACCTACACCCACAAGAAACAGTCTGGCGGGTCCGGTCAGTTCGGCGAAGTGAAGATGGCGATCATTCCAACAGAGCCGGGCGAAGGTTATTCGTTCGAATCCAAGGTTGTTGGTGGTTCCGTCCCTAAGGAATACATCCCGGGCGTCGAAAAAGGCATCCTGTCTGTTATGGACAACGGTCCTTTGGCTGGCTTCCCTGTGATCGACTTCAAAGTGATCTTGCTTGACGGTAAGTTCCACGATGTTGACTCGTCCATCATGGCTTTCGAAATTGCAGCACGTATGTGTATGCGCGAAGGCATGCGCAAAGCTGGTGCAAAACTGCTCGAGCCGATCATGAAGGTCGAAGTGATCACGCCTGAAGAATACACCGGTGGTATCATCGGTGACCTGACATCACGTCGGGGTCAGGTTCAGGGTCAGGACACACGCGGCGTCGCGATTTCGATCGAAGCAATGGTGCCGCTGGCGAACATGTTCGGTTACATCAACACGCTGCGTTCCATGTCTTCGGGCCGCGCGAACTTCTCGATGCAGTTCGATCACTATGATCCAGTTCCAAGCAACATCTCGCAAGAGATTCAGGAAAAATTTGCATAA
- the tuf gene encoding elongation factor Tu yields the protein MAKAKFERNKPHVNIGTIGHVDHGKTTLTAAITKYFGDFKAYDQIDGAPEEKARGITISTAHVEYETEARHYAHVDCPGHADYVKNMITGAAQMDGAILVVNAADGPMPQTREHILLGRQVGIPEMVVYMNKVDQVDDDELLELVEMEIRELLSKYDYNGDDIPVIPGSALHAMNGTMPEIGESSIRALMEAVDSFIPTPERAIDQPFLMPVEDVFSISGRGTVVTGRIERGVINVGDEIEIVGIRDTTKTTCTGVEMFRKLLDRGEAGDNIGALLRGVDREGVERGQILCKPKSVMPHTKFEAEAYILTKDEGGRHTPFFANYRPQFYFRTTDVTGTVNLPEGTEMVMPGDNLKFEVELIAPIAMEDGLRFAIREGGRTVGAGVVSKILA from the coding sequence ATGGCTAAGGCAAAGTTTGAACGTAATAAACCGCACGTAAACATCGGCACGATTGGTCACGTTGACCACGGCAAGACGACGTTGACGGCAGCGATCACCAAGTATTTTGGCGACTTCAAAGCGTATGACCAGATTGACGGCGCGCCAGAAGAAAAAGCCCGTGGGATCACGATCTCCACGGCCCACGTCGAGTATGAGACAGAAGCGCGTCACTACGCCCACGTCGATTGCCCAGGTCACGCCGACTACGTCAAGAACATGATCACCGGTGCCGCCCAGATGGACGGCGCAATTCTGGTTGTGAACGCGGCTGACGGCCCAATGCCCCAGACCCGTGAGCACATCCTGCTCGGTCGCCAGGTCGGCATTCCCGAGATGGTCGTTTACATGAACAAGGTCGATCAGGTCGACGACGACGAGCTGCTTGAGCTGGTTGAAATGGAAATCCGTGAATTGTTGTCAAAGTACGACTACAATGGCGACGACATTCCAGTGATCCCGGGGTCTGCCCTGCACGCGATGAACGGCACGATGCCTGAAATCGGTGAATCGTCAATCCGCGCGCTGATGGAAGCCGTCGACTCGTTCATTCCGACGCCTGAGCGCGCCATTGACCAGCCGTTCCTGATGCCGGTCGAGGACGTGTTCTCGATTTCGGGTCGTGGTACTGTTGTGACGGGCCGCATTGAGCGTGGCGTGATCAACGTGGGCGACGAAATCGAAATCGTCGGCATCCGCGACACGACAAAGACCACGTGTACGGGCGTTGAAATGTTCCGCAAGCTGCTGGATCGCGGTGAAGCTGGCGACAACATCGGCGCATTGTTGCGCGGTGTTGATCGTGAAGGCGTCGAGCGCGGCCAGATTTTGTGTAAGCCAAAGTCGGTGATGCCACACACCAAGTTCGAAGCTGAGGCCTACATCCTCACCAAGGACGAGGGCGGCCGTCACACGCCATTCTTCGCGAACTACCGTCCACAGTTCTACTTCCGTACAACGGACGTCACTGGCACCGTGAACCTGCCCGAGGGCACTGAAATGGTTATGCCAGGCGACAACCTGAAGTTCGAAGTTGAACTGATCGCACCGATCGCCATGGAAGACGGCTTGCGCTTCGCGATCCGCGAAGGAGGCCGCACGGTTGGCGCGGGGGTGGTCTCCAAAATCCTCGCGTAA